From a region of the uncultured Draconibacterium sp. genome:
- a CDS encoding GIY-YIG nuclease family protein, which produces MRDHNYFVYIVTNKNKTVLYIGVTNDLQRRVYEHENGLIPGFTKKYNCHFLVYYEHFQNIDDAIGREKEIKKWRREKKENLIDKRNPDWKFLNSQIYDAL; this is translated from the coding sequence ATGAGAGACCATAATTATTTCGTTTACATCGTTACAAACAAAAACAAGACTGTTCTCTATATTGGAGTTACAAACGACTTACAAAGAAGAGTTTATGAACATGAAAACGGATTAATACCAGGATTTACTAAAAAATACAATTGCCATTTTCTCGTTTATTACGAACATTTTCAAAATATTGATGACGCTATTGGCAGGGAAAAGGAAATAAAGAAATGGAGAAGAGAGAAAAAGGAAAACCTGATAGATAAAAGGAATCCTGATTGGAAGTTTCTGAATTCTCAGATTTATGATGCGTTGTAG
- the hypD gene encoding trans-4-hydroxy-L-proline dehydratase gives MSFADESTIKTPERPAGAEGNFYTPHPDTIGPGMNERIQRLRKQSVETQESLSIERALITTTFYKENYGKYSEPMMRALNFLEICKQKTIYIGDDELIVAERGPVPKSVPTFPELTCHSVEDFHVLNTRDQQQYTISQEDIDTYEREVIPYWEGRTMRERIFNHVPQEWQRAYEAGVFTEFMEQRAPGHTALDGAIYKKGMLDYKREINDHINRLDFMNDPEATEKLEELKAMDVSCDAAIVFAERHADLAEEMAEIENDPKRVAELKRIAEVCRWVPANAPRNVWEAIQMYWFVHLGTVTELNGWDAMNPGHFDQHLTPFYEKELTEGTLTRDEAKELISCFWIKVNNHPAPPKVGITARESGTFNDFTNINIGGVKPDGTDGVSEVSYMMLEVIEELHVLQPGNSVHIAKVTPDEFLQAAGKLIRQGHGYPSVFNPDMYIQEMVNQGKTLQDAREGGCSGCIEVGAFGKEAYLLTGYLNVPKVLEITLNNGIDPVTGKVAGIETGNPLNFKSFDELYEAFLKQLNFVVDQKIRVSNYIDQMFAKYAPAPFLSVVIEDCISKGKDYYNGGPRYNTNYIQCTGLATVTDSLSVLKKHVFEDKTFPMQTILSAVAKNYEGEEVLRQRILNRTPFFGNDDEYADTIAVQVYNDLLDAIEGKPNTKGEVFHLNMLSTTCHVYFGLVLGATPNGRFAGKSISDGTSPSHGCDTHGPTNVIRTLGKLDQSKSGGTLLNLRFVPSLLKRDKDVEKLGHLIRSYFSLGGHHIQFNIVDTATLLAAQACPEDYKDLLVRMAGYSDYFNDMNADLQQEVIDRTQNEVL, from the coding sequence ATGTCTTTTGCAGATGAATCAACCATAAAGACACCCGAGCGCCCGGCTGGCGCCGAAGGTAATTTTTATACGCCGCATCCCGATACTATTGGTCCCGGCATGAACGAACGCATTCAGCGTTTACGTAAACAAAGTGTTGAAACACAGGAGTCGCTGTCGATTGAACGCGCCCTGATCACCACAACGTTTTATAAGGAAAACTACGGCAAGTACTCGGAGCCGATGATGCGTGCCCTTAATTTTCTTGAAATTTGTAAGCAAAAAACCATCTATATTGGCGACGATGAATTGATTGTTGCCGAACGTGGTCCGGTTCCAAAATCGGTTCCTACCTTTCCCGAGCTCACCTGCCACAGTGTGGAGGATTTTCATGTGTTGAACACACGCGATCAGCAACAATACACCATTTCGCAGGAAGATATTGATACTTACGAACGCGAAGTAATTCCATACTGGGAAGGGCGCACCATGCGCGAACGTATTTTTAATCACGTTCCGCAGGAGTGGCAACGTGCTTACGAAGCCGGTGTGTTTACCGAGTTTATGGAGCAACGTGCTCCCGGTCATACTGCGCTTGATGGGGCGATCTACAAAAAGGGAATGCTCGATTATAAAAGGGAGATCAACGATCATATCAATCGTCTCGATTTTATGAACGACCCGGAAGCCACCGAAAAGCTGGAGGAGTTGAAAGCCATGGATGTGTCGTGTGATGCTGCCATTGTTTTTGCTGAGCGCCATGCCGATCTGGCTGAAGAAATGGCAGAAATCGAAAACGATCCGAAACGTGTTGCCGAGCTGAAACGAATTGCCGAAGTGTGTCGCTGGGTACCTGCCAACGCGCCACGAAACGTTTGGGAAGCCATTCAGATGTATTGGTTTGTGCACCTCGGAACCGTTACCGAATTAAACGGATGGGATGCTATGAATCCGGGACATTTCGATCAGCACCTTACACCGTTCTACGAAAAAGAACTGACCGAAGGAACGCTGACCCGCGATGAGGCAAAAGAGCTGATCAGCTGTTTCTGGATAAAAGTAAATAACCATCCCGCGCCACCAAAAGTGGGAATTACAGCACGCGAAAGTGGAACGTTTAACGATTTCACCAACATCAACATCGGAGGTGTAAAACCCGATGGAACCGACGGCGTAAGTGAAGTGTCGTATATGATGCTGGAAGTTATTGAAGAGCTGCATGTGTTGCAGCCGGGTAACTCGGTACACATTGCCAAAGTAACTCCCGACGAGTTTTTACAGGCTGCCGGTAAACTGATCCGTCAGGGACATGGTTATCCGTCGGTGTTTAATCCTGATATGTACATTCAGGAAATGGTGAACCAGGGAAAGACCCTGCAGGATGCCCGCGAAGGCGGTTGCAGTGGTTGTATAGAAGTGGGCGCTTTTGGTAAAGAAGCTTACCTGCTCACCGGTTATCTGAATGTTCCGAAGGTGCTGGAGATTACACTGAATAACGGTATCGATCCGGTAACCGGAAAAGTGGCCGGTATTGAAACAGGCAATCCGCTCAACTTTAAAAGTTTCGATGAGTTGTACGAAGCATTTCTGAAGCAACTGAATTTTGTGGTCGACCAGAAAATACGCGTAAGCAACTACATCGACCAGATGTTTGCCAAGTATGCACCGGCGCCCTTCCTTTCTGTGGTTATTGAAGATTGTATCTCGAAAGGCAAAGACTACTACAACGGTGGTCCGCGCTACAACACCAACTACATTCAGTGTACCGGTTTGGCAACGGTAACCGACAGTCTTTCGGTGTTGAAAAAACATGTTTTCGAAGACAAGACCTTCCCGATGCAAACCATTCTTAGTGCTGTGGCCAAAAATTATGAAGGCGAAGAAGTGTTGCGTCAGCGCATACTGAACCGCACGCCGTTTTTTGGTAACGACGACGAATATGCCGATACCATTGCCGTGCAGGTGTACAACGATCTGCTGGATGCCATTGAAGGAAAACCGAATACCAAAGGCGAAGTATTTCATTTAAATATGCTTTCAACCACCTGCCACGTGTATTTTGGGCTGGTGCTGGGCGCTACACCAAACGGGCGCTTTGCGGGGAAATCGATTTCCGATGGTACCTCGCCGTCGCACGGTTGCGATACACACGGACCAACCAACGTGATTCGCACGTTGGGGAAACTCGACCAGTCGAAATCGGGAGGAACCTTGCTAAACCTGCGTTTTGTGCCAAGTTTGTTAAAACGCGATAAAGATGTGGAGAAACTGGGGCATCTTATCCGCAGTTATTTTTCGCTGGGAGGTCACCACATTCAGTTTAATATTGTTGATACGGCTACGCTTTTGGCAGCGCAGGCTTGTCCTGAGGATTACAAGGACCTGCTGGTGCGTATGGCCGGATACAGCGATTATTTTAACGATATGAATGCCGACCTGCAACAGGAAGTTATTGACCGTACACAGAATGAGGTGCTATAG
- a CDS encoding DUF4956 domain-containing protein, producing MTDLQTISISSEPWIEFLIRLAINIVSIFFLIRVVYYPKNSRIKYLFTFFLMGMMIFLIASILDRVSIDMGFALGLFAIFGIIRYRSPSIDLKEMTYLFLVIGVSIINALLEFNMQTLFGLILANLLINVSALIMEYYKPRAYALKRALVFTPADFSVLNDNQSLLEEIRQNTGIDVLRVELEKINKTKNEVTVWIYFHENNPESVVENPDEGLTPAESPTIWESNDTSSY from the coding sequence ATGACTGATTTGCAAACGATAAGCATTAGCAGTGAACCCTGGATTGAGTTTCTTATCCGGCTGGCCATAAATATTGTATCTATTTTCTTTCTAATCCGGGTGGTGTACTACCCCAAAAATAGCCGGATAAAGTATCTGTTTACTTTTTTCCTGATGGGGATGATGATCTTCCTGATCGCATCAATTCTCGACCGGGTAAGTATAGATATGGGATTTGCGCTTGGATTGTTCGCCATATTTGGCATTATTCGCTATCGCTCGCCTTCTATCGATCTGAAAGAAATGACCTATTTGTTTCTCGTTATAGGTGTTTCCATAATAAACGCTTTGCTCGAATTTAATATGCAAACCCTGTTCGGGCTCATACTTGCCAACCTGTTAATAAACGTTTCGGCGCTGATTATGGAATATTATAAACCCAGGGCTTATGCGCTTAAACGGGCTTTGGTTTTTACCCCGGCTGATTTTTCTGTGCTTAACGATAACCAGAGTTTGTTGGAAGAGATCAGGCAAAATACCGGAATCGATGTGTTGCGGGTTGAACTGGAAAAAATAAATAAAACCAAAAACGAAGTTACCGTTTGGATCTACTTTCATGAAAACAACCCGGAAAGTGTGGTTGAAAACCCGGATGAAGGCTTAACGCCGGCCGAATCGCCCACAATTTGGGAAAGTAACGATACCAGCAGTTATTAA
- a CDS encoding BCCT family transporter, translating to MAKKENVPHEGEAHLVSTKKYFDVDGPVFWPAAILIVLFIAVTLIIGQPMNKVFSTIQTSISDYAGWFFVISVNIFLFFVLFIAFSKFGKIKLGGAKAKPEFSKGAWFAMLFSAGMGIGILFWSVGEPINHFIHPPSGEPRTVEAARMSLEITFLHWGLHAWGIYALVGMSLAFFTFNKKLPLTISSIFYPLLGKKIYGPWGKAINVLAVVATLFGLATSLGMGVQQVSAGLAHLFNMPDNITTQVILITVITLAATGSVVAGLSGGVKRLSELNMILGAVFLLFMIIVGPTLFIFDSFIQNLGGYVQKFFELSTWTETYQQSDWQNDWTVFYWAWWISWSPFVGMFIARISRGRTIKEFVLGVLIVPTLLTFLWLSTFGGSAMFIELNSMADIAGAVTDNVATSLYVLLEQFPISAVTSTVGVILVASFFVTSSDSGSLVVDSLTAGGKLDAPVAQRIFWALTEGAVAAVLLIGGGLGALQTAAISTGLPFAIILLFLVWSLLKGLREEHRDLMEMKREKEHKEYLETISRMIQKRGKTQSAPKPQGNKDNS from the coding sequence ATGGCAAAAAAAGAAAATGTACCTCATGAGGGGGAAGCTCACCTGGTAAGCACCAAAAAATACTTTGATGTAGACGGGCCGGTTTTTTGGCCTGCCGCAATACTAATCGTTCTTTTTATTGCGGTTACTCTAATTATTGGGCAACCCATGAACAAAGTCTTCTCCACCATTCAAACCTCCATTTCGGATTATGCCGGCTGGTTTTTTGTGATCTCCGTAAATATATTCCTCTTTTTTGTTTTGTTTATTGCTTTTAGCAAATTCGGAAAAATTAAACTGGGAGGCGCCAAAGCCAAACCCGAATTCTCGAAAGGCGCCTGGTTTGCCATGTTGTTTAGTGCGGGTATGGGAATTGGTATTTTATTCTGGAGCGTTGGCGAACCTATCAATCACTTTATCCATCCTCCGAGTGGCGAACCCCGAACAGTAGAAGCCGCCCGCATGTCGCTTGAAATTACCTTTTTGCACTGGGGGCTGCATGCCTGGGGAATTTACGCTTTGGTAGGAATGTCTCTCGCATTTTTTACCTTCAACAAGAAATTACCACTAACTATCAGCTCCATTTTTTATCCACTTTTAGGAAAAAAGATTTATGGTCCGTGGGGAAAAGCAATTAATGTACTGGCTGTGGTTGCTACACTTTTTGGATTGGCAACATCGCTGGGTATGGGTGTACAGCAGGTGAGTGCCGGCTTGGCCCACCTTTTTAACATGCCCGACAATATTACCACACAGGTTATACTTATTACCGTTATTACGCTGGCCGCAACAGGCTCGGTAGTTGCCGGACTAAGCGGCGGTGTAAAACGCTTAAGTGAGCTGAACATGATACTTGGGGCAGTTTTCCTGTTGTTTATGATCATCGTGGGACCTACTTTGTTTATTTTCGATTCGTTTATCCAAAACCTTGGGGGATATGTACAGAAGTTTTTTGAATTGTCGACCTGGACAGAAACCTACCAGCAATCGGACTGGCAAAACGACTGGACCGTTTTCTACTGGGCCTGGTGGATTAGCTGGTCGCCATTTGTTGGAATGTTTATCGCCCGTATTTCACGAGGACGAACAATAAAAGAATTTGTTCTGGGGGTTTTAATCGTACCTACCCTTCTTACTTTCTTATGGCTGTCAACCTTTGGCGGAAGTGCCATGTTTATCGAACTCAACTCGATGGCTGACATTGCCGGCGCAGTAACCGATAATGTTGCCACATCGCTTTATGTACTGCTCGAACAATTTCCAATATCGGCCGTAACATCTACTGTTGGAGTGATTTTGGTAGCCAGCTTTTTTGTTACCTCCTCCGACTCAGGCTCGTTAGTGGTCGACTCATTAACCGCCGGCGGGAAACTGGATGCACCGGTCGCTCAACGTATTTTTTGGGCATTAACAGAAGGTGCAGTTGCTGCAGTGTTATTAATTGGCGGCGGACTGGGAGCTTTGCAAACAGCTGCAATATCAACCGGTTTGCCATTTGCCATTATTCTGCTCTTTTTAGTTTGGAGCCTTTTAAAAGGATTGCGTGAAGAACACCGCGACTTAATGGAAATGAAACGTGAAAAAGAACATAAAGAATACCTGGAAACGATTTCCAGAATGATACAAAAACGCGGCAAAACACAATCGGCACCAAAACCACAAGGAAATAAAGACAATTCATAA
- a CDS encoding universal stress protein, whose translation MYRLNHILVCLDLTEMDDSLIRYAGFLANKIKPESITFLHVMRPYDIPKEILEAFPELDKPIPEIVREELQEKIEEQFSPDVNLKINTKVEEGYPTETIVKFTQQNNITLTLMGKKMGYKGGGSVVRKLLGIIPSSVLLVSETVHEKIDNLLVRMDFSKISEMALQMALRIGELTGANVACHHVHKLPLNYFPQTQAEDDEKLQRYVDKISNKEFGKFVKRYKHENDEIPFSFSIDTENEEAQILYRQALTTGSDMIVIGSIIKSELSDIIVDSTSEKLAESEKNIPVFIVNDRKQSMGFLKSLFN comes from the coding sequence ATGTATAGATTAAATCATATTCTGGTGTGCCTCGACCTTACCGAGATGGACGATTCACTAATTCGTTACGCCGGTTTCCTGGCCAATAAAATTAAGCCCGAAAGTATTACATTCCTGCATGTAATGCGGCCCTACGATATTCCGAAAGAAATACTGGAAGCTTTTCCGGAGCTGGACAAACCTATTCCGGAAATTGTTCGCGAGGAGCTTCAGGAAAAAATTGAAGAACAATTCAGCCCTGATGTAAACCTTAAAATCAATACAAAAGTTGAGGAAGGTTACCCTACAGAAACGATTGTGAAATTCACACAGCAAAATAACATTACGCTTACTTTAATGGGTAAGAAAATGGGCTACAAAGGAGGTGGTAGTGTTGTTCGGAAACTACTCGGCATTATTCCTTCATCAGTATTACTGGTTAGCGAAACCGTTCACGAAAAGATAGATAACCTTCTGGTTCGCATGGATTTTTCGAAAATCAGCGAAATGGCCTTACAAATGGCACTTCGCATAGGCGAACTAACCGGTGCCAATGTTGCCTGCCATCATGTGCACAAATTACCGTTGAATTATTTCCCGCAAACCCAGGCTGAAGATGATGAAAAACTTCAGCGATATGTCGATAAGATCAGCAATAAAGAGTTCGGGAAATTTGTAAAACGTTACAAACACGAGAACGATGAAATTCCTTTTTCATTCTCGATTGATACCGAAAACGAAGAAGCCCAGATTTTGTACCGACAAGCATTGACAACCGGCTCAGATATGATTGTGATTGGTTCGATTATTAAATCTGAATTATCCGACATCATTGTCGATTCAACTTCAGAAAAACTGGCCGAATCGGAGAAAAACATCCCGGTCTTTATTGTTAACGACCGCAAACAATCGATGGGATTTTTAAAATCATTGTTCAACTAA
- a CDS encoding glycine betaine ABC transporter substrate-binding protein encodes MNQYLSNIKVIALLLFFAIFVSCSTSTKQEDERSLKIVYTDWSESVAITYLSYVLLEEHLDYKVTLKLTDVETAYREVANNEADVFTDAWLPETHKQYFDQHKENLEMLGITYPEARTGLVVPGYSELKSVEDLKNYPHPIVGIDAGAGVMLKAQSAIDKYSPSGSLLALSEEEMVEQLSDSIQRRLDIVVTGWEPHWIFARYEVRFLDDPDNIFGQKENIYTIATKNLEEEHPNAVRFFERMQLTENQLNSLVYEIRISEDPVKGVKKWMEQNEFVVNQWMKNLTKERIKVY; translated from the coding sequence ATGAACCAATATTTATCAAATATCAAAGTAATCGCGCTGTTGTTGTTTTTCGCAATTTTCGTTTCATGCAGCACAAGTACGAAGCAGGAAGATGAGCGTTCGTTAAAGATTGTCTATACTGATTGGTCGGAAAGTGTTGCCATTACCTATTTGTCGTATGTTTTACTTGAAGAACACCTGGATTACAAGGTCACCCTGAAACTGACTGACGTTGAAACGGCCTACCGCGAAGTGGCAAACAACGAGGCCGACGTTTTCACCGACGCCTGGTTGCCCGAAACGCATAAACAATATTTCGACCAGCACAAGGAAAACCTGGAAATGCTGGGCATTACCTACCCTGAAGCACGCACCGGACTTGTTGTTCCGGGGTACAGCGAATTAAAATCGGTTGAAGACCTGAAAAACTATCCACACCCTATAGTTGGTATTGATGCGGGTGCCGGTGTGATGCTAAAAGCTCAGTCAGCCATTGATAAATATTCACCGTCAGGTTCATTACTCGCACTTTCAGAAGAAGAAATGGTAGAACAGCTAAGCGATTCCATTCAGCGACGCTTAGATATTGTGGTAACCGGCTGGGAGCCTCACTGGATATTTGCACGCTACGAAGTTCGTTTTTTGGACGATCCGGATAATATTTTCGGCCAGAAGGAGAACATTTACACTATTGCCACTAAAAACCTTGAAGAAGAGCACCCCAATGCTGTTCGCTTTTTCGAGCGCATGCAGCTTACTGAAAACCAGTTGAACAGCCTCGTTTATGAAATTAGGATTAGTGAAGATCCTGTGAAAGGTGTAAAAAAATGGATGGAGCAAAACGAATTTGTAGTTAACCAATGGATGAAAAACCTGACAAAAGAGCGCATAAAAGTTTATTGA
- a CDS encoding formylglycine-generating enzyme family protein, with translation MYRLFSLLFLLFVVFVGCNSKKELKSTIVEDKQELSCCNVNSKSRFFVQPDSSEIIPQTVGTEGMVFIKGGIFEMGADNNQARPDEYPKHPIKVNSFWMDEHEVTNTQFKKFVDETGYVTEAEKDVDWELMKTQVPPGTPKPSAEMLKAGSMVFTPPTEAVPLNDYSQWWRWMVGANWKHPEGLESTIEGRENHPVVHICWNDAVAYCKWAGKRLPTEAEWEYAARGGLENNIYPWGNEHIEEGAPKANSWNGNFPNLNTQKDGFYSTAPVKSYMPNPYRLYDMAGNVWEWTADWYDMSYYKSLPTNDVTVDPKGPEKTNDARNPYDKRKTIRGGSFLCNDSYCSSYRVAARMPGEIYTGMSHTGFRCVKDEE, from the coding sequence ATGTATCGATTATTTTCCTTGCTTTTTTTACTGTTTGTTGTGTTCGTTGGCTGTAACTCAAAAAAAGAATTAAAATCAACGATTGTTGAGGATAAGCAGGAGTTATCCTGTTGTAATGTCAATTCCAAATCGCGCTTTTTTGTGCAACCCGATTCGTCCGAAATAATTCCGCAAACTGTTGGAACCGAAGGAATGGTTTTTATAAAAGGAGGTATTTTTGAAATGGGGGCCGACAACAATCAGGCCCGTCCCGATGAATATCCGAAACACCCCATAAAAGTGAACAGTTTTTGGATGGATGAACATGAAGTTACCAATACGCAATTCAAAAAATTTGTTGATGAAACGGGTTATGTTACAGAAGCTGAAAAGGATGTAGACTGGGAGCTAATGAAAACACAGGTTCCGCCGGGAACGCCAAAGCCATCAGCTGAAATGTTAAAAGCCGGATCAATGGTTTTTACACCACCGACAGAGGCCGTACCGCTAAACGATTATTCACAGTGGTGGCGTTGGATGGTTGGCGCCAACTGGAAACACCCTGAAGGACTTGAAAGCACGATTGAGGGCCGCGAAAATCATCCGGTAGTACACATTTGCTGGAACGATGCTGTGGCGTACTGCAAATGGGCCGGAAAACGTTTGCCCACCGAAGCCGAGTGGGAATATGCAGCACGCGGCGGACTGGAAAACAATATTTACCCGTGGGGAAACGAACATATTGAAGAAGGTGCACCCAAAGCCAATTCATGGAATGGAAATTTCCCGAACCTGAATACACAAAAAGATGGTTTTTACAGTACTGCTCCAGTAAAATCTTATATGCCAAATCCATACAGGCTTTACGATATGGCTGGTAATGTTTGGGAGTGGACTGCTGATTGGTACGACATGAGTTATTATAAAAGTTTACCGACAAATGACGTTACAGTTGATCCAAAAGGACCGGAAAAAACCAACGATGCAAGAAATCCATACGACAAACGAAAAACCATTCGCGGAGGATCATTTCTCTGCAACGACAGTTATTGTTCGAGTTATCGGGTGGCAGCCCGTATGCCGGGTGAAATTTATACCGGAATGAGCCATACCGGTTTTAGGTGTGTAAAAGATGAGGAGTAA
- a CDS encoding aldo/keto reductase, which produces MKTFISAIKEFGKDFPADYSIPKRKLGKTNEELSIIGFGGIMLNDNSQEFANELVAKAFDLSVNYFDVAPKYGNAEDRLGPALKPYRKSSFLACKTRQRDAAGAQRDLENSLRKLQTDYFDLYQLQELTTDDEVQTVFGKNGALETLVKAKRDGKIKHIGFSAHSVKAALFALKNFDFDSILFPINFACWNAGDFGPQVYAEAEKQGIGILALKAMALTTFREKEDLIFKNCWYKPIDDERIMKLALRYTLSKKVTAAIPPGEYTLFLKALEFMQDFNPIEEAETKELLALAKNTRPVFMHG; this is translated from the coding sequence ATGAAAACATTTATTTCTGCAATTAAAGAATTTGGTAAAGATTTCCCGGCTGATTATTCCATTCCCAAACGTAAATTAGGTAAAACGAATGAAGAACTTTCTATAATTGGTTTTGGAGGAATAATGCTGAACGACAATTCACAGGAATTTGCCAACGAATTAGTAGCCAAAGCTTTCGATTTAAGTGTAAACTATTTTGATGTGGCACCCAAATATGGAAACGCTGAAGATCGTTTGGGGCCGGCATTAAAACCCTACCGAAAAAGTTCGTTTCTGGCCTGCAAAACCAGGCAACGCGATGCCGCCGGTGCACAACGCGACCTGGAGAACTCACTGCGAAAATTACAAACCGATTATTTTGATCTGTACCAGCTACAAGAGCTAACTACCGATGATGAAGTACAAACTGTTTTTGGTAAAAACGGCGCGCTGGAAACACTGGTAAAAGCCAAAAGGGATGGTAAAATAAAACATATTGGTTTTTCGGCACATTCTGTTAAAGCAGCTTTATTTGCGCTAAAAAACTTCGATTTCGACTCCATACTTTTCCCTATTAATTTTGCTTGTTGGAATGCCGGCGACTTTGGGCCACAGGTTTATGCCGAAGCCGAAAAACAGGGCATAGGGATTTTGGCTTTAAAAGCAATGGCACTTACCACATTCCGCGAAAAGGAAGATCTGATTTTTAAAAATTGCTGGTACAAACCCATCGACGATGAACGTATTATGAAACTGGCACTTCGTTATACCTTATCGAAAAAGGTAACTGCGGCAATTCCACCGGGTGAGTACACCTTGTTTTTAAAAGCTTTGGAGTTTATGCAGGATTTTAATCCTATTGAAGAAGCAGAGACAAAAGAACTGCTGGCTCTGGCCAAAAATACCAGGCCGGTGTTTATGCATGGCTGA
- a CDS encoding SprT family zinc-dependent metalloprotease, whose protein sequence is MPEVQYGNKTISYTTLIKDGLKSHYISVERNVGVTLKGKEISIEQANQLILKKAKWILEKLELVKSILDDDIVTGSRIPYLGRRYYVEVIIDDDVDAITIDFTESKFKISVPKLLNNQDDLKSAFEKFFREKAKEKITPRVKKWSRITGLKYNDLKFHRLEKRWGSCTPTNNILINIDAIKLPFSLIDYLIVHELVHTKIKNHSKEFWAELSKHIPKWKELDEKMAGMKL, encoded by the coding sequence ATGCCTGAAGTACAATACGGAAATAAAACCATATCATATACCACTTTGATAAAAGATGGCTTAAAATCGCATTATATTAGCGTTGAACGCAATGTTGGAGTCACATTGAAAGGTAAAGAAATTTCAATTGAACAAGCCAACCAATTAATACTAAAAAAAGCTAAGTGGATATTGGAAAAACTGGAACTGGTGAAATCAATTCTGGATGATGATATTGTTACAGGTTCAAGAATACCATACTTGGGTAGAAGATACTATGTTGAAGTTATTATTGATGACGATGTTGATGCAATAACCATTGATTTTACAGAATCTAAGTTCAAGATATCAGTTCCTAAGTTATTAAATAATCAAGATGATTTAAAATCAGCATTTGAAAAGTTCTTTAGGGAAAAAGCTAAAGAAAAGATTACTCCACGAGTTAAAAAATGGTCACGAATAACTGGACTAAAATACAATGATTTGAAGTTTCATCGATTGGAAAAACGTTGGGGAAGCTGTACACCAACAAACAATATCTTAATAAATATCGATGCAATAAAACTACCATTTAGTTTAATTGATTACCTTATTGTACACGAACTGGTACACACAAAAATTAAGAACCATTCAAAAGAATTCTGGGCAGAACTATCGAAACATATTCCAAAATGGAAGGAGTTGGATGAAAAGATGGCTGGGATGAAGTTGTAA